In uncultured delta proteobacterium, the following proteins share a genomic window:
- a CDS encoding conserved membrane hypothetical protein (Evidence 4 : Homologs of previously reported genes of unknown function) encodes MFGVGEIAGLITAVSWAGSCQLHTVAGRMVGAVNLVVARVPLFLLVMGIIVLATGTSTAVAPGALPYIVISGAMGVGLSDPFLYSASVTIGPRLALLLISLSACITALLGHFFLGESINFMGWVGILVATSGVAFVLIEGGIHHGADFSGLTSMQILAGVGKGLAAAVSMATSFLFLKQGLLLGIEPFWATFIRILAGACVVWTLSILRGRFLRVMHDVWTSWPVVRLLLLGCMVSTVGNCLAPVAVKYTHAGIAATLIGLQPIMIIIITTLYERKMPSGQALIGTCIAFSGTALIFTR; translated from the coding sequence ATGTTCGGTGTTGGTGAAATAGCGGGTTTGATAACCGCCGTCAGTTGGGCGGGGTCCTGCCAACTGCACACCGTGGCGGGCAGAATGGTCGGGGCCGTGAACCTTGTGGTGGCGCGCGTGCCCTTGTTTCTCCTCGTCATGGGGATCATCGTGCTGGCCACGGGAACGAGCACGGCCGTGGCGCCCGGCGCGCTCCCGTATATCGTGATATCCGGCGCCATGGGAGTGGGGCTTTCCGACCCCTTCCTTTACAGCGCCAGCGTTACCATCGGCCCGCGCCTGGCCTTGCTGCTGATCTCGCTTTCCGCCTGCATAACCGCGCTCCTGGGACATTTCTTCCTGGGGGAGAGCATTAACTTCATGGGCTGGGTCGGCATTCTGGTCGCAACGTCCGGCGTGGCTTTTGTGTTGATCGAGGGCGGCATCCACCACGGTGCGGATTTTTCCGGCCTTACGTCCATGCAGATATTGGCCGGAGTGGGCAAGGGGCTTGCGGCCGCCGTCAGTATGGCGACAAGCTTTTTGTTCCTCAAACAGGGGTTGCTGCTCGGCATTGAACCCTTTTGGGCGACTTTTATCCGCATTCTGGCGGGCGCGTGCGTGGTCTGGACTCTTTCGATCCTGCGCGGCCGGTTTCTCCGCGTGATGCACGATGTCTGGACTTCCTGGCCGGTGGTGCGCCTTCTGCTTTTAGGCTGTATGGTCAGTACCGTGGGCAACTGCCTCGCGCCCGTTGCCGTGAAATATACCCACGCGGGCATCGCCGCCACCCTTATTGGCCTGCAGCCCATCATGATTATCATCATTACCACGCTGTATGAGCGAAAAATGCCGAGCGGCCAGGCGCTTATCGGAACCTGCATCGCTTTTTCCGGAACGGCCCTGATTTTTACACGGTAA
- the PREP gene encoding Presequence protease 1, chloroplastic/mitochondrial, with the protein MTTAHGFTLVWEKTIPECKSLARFWRHETTGAELLSLKNDDENKVFGVSFRTPPQDSTGLPHILEHSVLCGSEKYPVKEPFVELLKGSLQTFLNAFTYPDKTCYPVASANTRDFRNLTDVYLDAVFFPRIPVEVFQQEGWHLEPGENGGYILKGVVYNEMKGVFSSPEAVLSRFSLHALFPDTIYGLESGGDPEVIPELTYEDFIRFHKTCYHPSNARFFFWGDDDEDERLAQVGGAISRFSRSEPAPRVALQERRQAPQTVTVPFVAGEEEEKGMVCCNWLLAETREATLTMAFRMLDHILLGMPASPLRRALIESGLGEDITGGGLEDELLQCSYSIGLRGVQPENAGRVEALILETLQTLANEGIDPKYLDAAVNSVEFELREKNSGRFPVGLAVMLQSLTTWLHDGDPVAPLRYEEPLAAIKGKLAAREPYFENLIRQYFLTNTHRATVILTPDPALGETRANEEAARVANIVDSLPQAERNQIAARAERLQALQETPDDPAALARIPRLEVADLPRAEKPIPSETARLGTDLPVMFHALPTSGISYADAFFDLAHVPGSLFPLLPLLGRALTEMGTARRDFVDLNMAIASKTGGLDAGPSFYTARASRSPLPRLAVSGKVAPDKIADLFSLMEEIILSPDFDRQERFLRMVLEEKARLEHALVPAGHTFVSQRLRSALSATGMMEEATGGVSYLFFLRELADRVAKNWESVRADLTALHGAVFTRQGLDWNITGEEEHKQTLFDGAAKLADALPRPAGPSGSHGITGRTAPAREALLLPAQVNYVGSGGNLYDAGYAYHGSVHVILKQLRTGWLWEKVRVQGGAYGAFCAFDRMAGAFVLASYRDPNVRGTLDIFGRTAKHLASTAISRRELDSAIIGAMGEVDAYMLPDAKGSAAHARALIGDTAESRQKMRDEILSTTQDHFHAFAVHLGKALENGPVCVLGGDVLEKTAKAEGGWDCVKVL; encoded by the coding sequence ATGACCACAGCTCACGGTTTTACCCTTGTCTGGGAAAAGACTATTCCCGAATGCAAAAGCCTGGCCCGGTTCTGGCGCCACGAAACAACAGGTGCGGAGCTTTTGTCGCTCAAAAATGACGATGAAAACAAAGTCTTCGGCGTCTCGTTCCGCACGCCCCCGCAAGATTCGACCGGCCTGCCCCACATCCTTGAGCACTCCGTGCTGTGCGGCTCGGAAAAATACCCGGTCAAGGAGCCCTTTGTGGAGCTCCTGAAAGGCTCGCTCCAGACCTTTCTGAACGCCTTCACCTACCCGGACAAAACCTGCTACCCCGTTGCCAGCGCCAATACGCGCGACTTCCGCAACCTGACGGACGTTTATCTGGACGCGGTATTCTTCCCCCGCATCCCCGTCGAAGTCTTCCAGCAGGAAGGCTGGCACCTCGAGCCGGGTGAAAACGGCGGGTATATCCTCAAGGGCGTCGTCTACAACGAGATGAAAGGCGTGTTTTCCTCCCCGGAAGCGGTTCTTTCCCGGTTTTCCCTGCACGCCCTTTTCCCGGATACCATTTACGGGCTGGAATCCGGCGGCGACCCCGAGGTCATCCCGGAACTCACGTACGAAGATTTCATCCGGTTCCACAAGACCTGCTACCACCCCTCCAACGCCCGGTTTTTCTTCTGGGGCGACGATGACGAGGATGAGCGCCTGGCCCAGGTGGGCGGCGCCATCAGCCGGTTCAGCCGGTCGGAACCCGCCCCGCGCGTGGCGCTCCAGGAACGCAGACAAGCGCCCCAGACCGTGACCGTCCCCTTTGTCGCCGGCGAGGAGGAAGAAAAGGGCATGGTCTGCTGCAACTGGCTCCTGGCGGAAACGCGCGAAGCCACCCTGACCATGGCCTTCCGCATGCTGGACCACATCCTTTTGGGCATGCCCGCCTCGCCCTTGCGCCGCGCGCTGATCGAGTCGGGGCTCGGTGAGGATATCACCGGCGGCGGTCTGGAGGACGAACTGCTCCAGTGCAGCTATTCCATCGGCCTGCGCGGCGTGCAGCCGGAAAACGCGGGCAGGGTCGAGGCGCTTATTCTTGAAACGCTGCAAACTCTTGCAAATGAGGGCATTGACCCCAAATATCTTGACGCGGCCGTCAACTCCGTGGAGTTCGAACTGCGTGAAAAAAATTCCGGCCGGTTCCCGGTCGGCCTTGCCGTGATGCTGCAAAGCCTCACTACCTGGCTGCACGACGGCGACCCCGTCGCCCCCCTGCGGTACGAGGAGCCCCTCGCGGCCATCAAGGGCAAGCTCGCGGCCCGTGAACCCTACTTCGAAAACCTGATCCGGCAGTACTTCCTTACAAACACCCACCGGGCGACCGTTATCCTGACCCCGGACCCGGCCCTCGGCGAAACCAGGGCCAACGAGGAAGCGGCCCGCGTGGCGAACATCGTGGACAGCCTGCCCCAGGCCGAACGCAACCAGATCGCGGCCCGCGCCGAGCGCCTCCAGGCCCTGCAGGAAACGCCGGACGATCCGGCCGCTCTCGCCCGTATCCCGCGCCTTGAGGTGGCGGACCTGCCCCGCGCGGAAAAACCCATCCCCAGCGAGACAGCGCGCCTCGGCACTGATCTGCCCGTCATGTTCCACGCGTTGCCGACCAGCGGCATCAGTTACGCGGACGCCTTTTTCGATCTCGCCCACGTGCCGGGCAGCCTCTTCCCGCTGCTCCCGCTCCTGGGCCGGGCGCTTACGGAAATGGGCACGGCCCGCCGGGACTTTGTCGATTTGAACATGGCAATCGCCAGCAAAACCGGCGGACTGGACGCCGGGCCCTCCTTCTACACCGCCCGGGCGAGCCGCTCCCCCCTGCCCCGGCTGGCGGTTTCCGGCAAGGTCGCGCCGGACAAGATCGCGGATCTCTTCTCCCTGATGGAAGAGATTATCCTGTCTCCGGATTTCGACCGGCAGGAGCGGTTTTTGCGCATGGTCCTGGAGGAGAAGGCCAGGCTTGAACACGCCCTGGTGCCCGCCGGGCATACCTTTGTCTCCCAGCGCCTCAGGTCGGCGCTCTCCGCCACGGGCATGATGGAGGAAGCGACCGGGGGCGTCTCCTACCTCTTCTTCCTGCGGGAACTCGCCGACAGGGTTGCCAAAAACTGGGAATCCGTGCGCGCGGACCTCACCGCCCTGCACGGCGCCGTCTTTACCCGGCAGGGCCTGGACTGGAACATCACCGGCGAGGAGGAGCACAAGCAAACCCTGTTCGACGGGGCGGCAAAACTCGCGGACGCGTTACCCCGTCCCGCCGGCCCGTCCGGGAGCCACGGCATCACCGGCAGGACCGCCCCGGCCCGCGAGGCGCTGCTGCTGCCCGCGCAGGTCAACTACGTCGGATCGGGCGGCAACCTCTATGACGCGGGGTATGCCTACCACGGCTCGGTGCACGTCATCCTCAAACAACTCCGCACCGGCTGGCTGTGGGAAAAAGTCCGGGTTCAGGGCGGCGCGTACGGCGCGTTCTGCGCCTTTGACCGCATGGCCGGGGCCTTTGTGCTGGCCTCCTACCGCGACCCCAACGTGCGCGGCACCCTGGATATCTTCGGCCGCACCGCCAAGCATCTCGCATCCACGGCCATTTCCCGCCGCGAGCTTGATTCCGCCATCATCGGCGCCATGGGCGAGGTGGATGCGTATATGCTCCCGGACGCCAAAGGCTCCGCCGCCCATGCCAGAGCGCTTATCGGCGACACGGCGGAATCGCGCCAAAAAATGCGCGACGAAATCCTGTCCACGACCCAGGACCATTTTCATGCATTTGCCGTGCATCTCGGCAAAGCGCTCGAGAATGGCCCCGTCTGCGTCCTCGGCGGCGATGTGCTTGAAAAAACGGCAAAAGCCGAGGGCGGCTGGGATTGCGTGAAGGTCCTGTAA
- a CDS encoding conserved hypothetical protein (Evidence 4 : Homologs of previously reported genes of unknown function): protein MNLTGSSISFLYLPIDGVAAYWLSLRKLLGNARNMKALEAETQFVGEPLVRHLLDMLIMQVAPERFRQLAETCGKGEIDRLDRQFDLMRVAVMDMATGENPLRTLAKMTAHFPAPLTDPEGMLESAQANLAAALNGTLPPEVYRVDHHMADQALAATLLFYATLCRRHGKAACRSFLPQDGSLFFTDALSLVVDGFDAPFIRKWMKKYKHVLLNDMQRKIALSADMCAAIQNRMPFEEMRFLVRSYIR, encoded by the coding sequence ATGAACCTGACCGGATCAAGCATTTCGTTTTTATATCTGCCCATCGACGGGGTTGCCGCCTACTGGCTTTCCTTGCGCAAACTCCTCGGCAACGCCCGCAACATGAAGGCCCTGGAAGCGGAAACCCAGTTCGTGGGCGAGCCGCTGGTGCGCCATCTTTTGGACATGCTCATCATGCAGGTCGCGCCAGAGCGCTTCCGGCAGCTCGCCGAAACCTGCGGCAAAGGCGAAATCGACCGGCTTGACAGGCAGTTTGACCTCATGCGCGTTGCCGTCATGGATATGGCCACCGGGGAGAATCCCTTGCGGACGCTTGCGAAAATGACCGCGCACTTTCCCGCGCCCCTGACGGACCCGGAAGGGATGCTCGAATCCGCCCAGGCAAACCTGGCCGCCGCCTTAAACGGCACACTGCCGCCGGAGGTCTACCGGGTGGATCACCATATGGCGGACCAGGCGCTCGCCGCCACGCTCCTTTTTTACGCAACGCTCTGCCGCCGCCACGGCAAGGCCGCCTGCCGCAGCTTTCTGCCCCAGGACGGGAGCCTTTTCTTCACGGACGCCCTCTCCCTCGTGGTTGACGGATTCGATGCCCCTTTTATCCGCAAATGGATGAAAAAATATAAACACGTTTTGCTGAACGATATGCAGCGTAAAATAGCCCTGTCCGCCGACATGTGCGCGGCGATTCAAAACCGGATGCCGTTCGAGGAAATGCGGTTTCTCGTCCGCTCGTATATCCGGTGA
- a CDS encoding Glycoside hydrolase family 13 domain protein — translation MAIAKQFLKTKPECKIKFTLSAEEACNADSVALAGDFNSWDPAATPMKKQKDGGFTATITLPTGITSKFRYLLDGDRWVNDSAADGYEYCSFAGEENSLLRL, via the coding sequence ATGGCCATCGCAAAACAGTTCCTCAAGACAAAGCCGGAGTGCAAGATTAAGTTTACGCTCAGCGCGGAAGAGGCGTGCAATGCGGACTCCGTCGCGCTGGCGGGCGATTTCAACAGCTGGGACCCTGCCGCCACCCCGATGAAAAAGCAGAAAGACGGCGGGTTTACCGCCACCATCACCCTGCCGACCGGCATCACCAGCAAATTCCGTTACCTTTTGGACGGTGACCGCTGGGTCAATGACAGCGCTGCCGACGGGTACGAGTATTGCTCTTTCGCCGGTGAGGAAAACTCCCTCCTGCGCCTGTAG
- a CDS encoding conserved hypothetical protein (Evidence 4 : Homologs of previously reported genes of unknown function) encodes MAELLRDSCEEHVLRNDAGAEIRFRGKLFSESSYYDEEQGAITRLKLFVAEDGRQIYSIVSGSNTAKWRRVYTMHIEGDFCRIDNGVQEITLHTDMLLTVVFGLCGIDATQGEAVRSFIEDSRRIANA; translated from the coding sequence ATGGCTGAATTGTTGCGTGATTCCTGCGAAGAACACGTTCTGCGCAATGACGCCGGGGCGGAAATCCGTTTCCGGGGCAAACTGTTTTCCGAAAGTTCCTATTACGACGAAGAACAGGGTGCGATCACCCGGCTCAAGCTCTTTGTCGCGGAAGACGGCCGGCAGATATACTCCATTGTTTCCGGTTCCAACACCGCAAAGTGGCGCCGGGTCTACACCATGCACATTGAAGGCGACTTCTGCCGCATTGATAACGGCGTGCAGGAAATAACGCTGCACACGGATATGCTTCTGACCGTCGTGTTCGGCCTGTGCGGGATTGATGCGACCCAGGGCGAAGCTGTACGCTCTTTCATCGAAGACTCCCGCCGGATCGCGAACGCCTGA
- a CDS encoding conserved hypothetical protein (Evidence 4 : Homologs of previously reported genes of unknown function), protein MSSFAKDGRGAGSGKRACMRKTTFTLAEAADVLSCHKETLRRAIQAGELQAARLGREYRISRADLQAFWTAQGGGELFTPDQIQEDEPREKAAEVKEAAAKPRKPTGPEQLTLPT, encoded by the coding sequence ATGTCCTCTTTTGCAAAAGACGGACGGGGGGCCGGTTCCGGCAAACGGGCGTGTATGCGGAAAACGACATTTACCTTGGCGGAAGCGGCGGATGTGCTGAGCTGCCATAAGGAAACGTTGCGACGGGCCATCCAGGCCGGGGAGTTACAAGCGGCGCGCCTTGGCCGTGAGTACCGTATTTCACGCGCGGATTTGCAGGCTTTTTGGACTGCCCAGGGCGGGGGGGAATTGTTTACGCCCGATCAGATCCAGGAAGACGAGCCTCGGGAAAAGGCTGCGGAAGTGAAAGAAGCCGCGGCAAAACCCCGGAAGCCGACCGGGCCGGAACAGCTCACATTGCCGACATAG